Proteins from a single region of Theileria parva strain Muguga chromosome 1, complete sequence, whole genome shotgun sequence:
- the gpn2 gene encoding Conserved hypothetical ATP binding family protein: MVWFGQVVIGPPGSGKSTYCAAMKSKLLSKNRKCIIINLDPQVTLHELPYQPDINITNLIDAEHVSNTLNLGPNASLLYCMEYLFENLDWLLEQISLHKDSYLLYDLPGQVELFIHHNALKDIISKLQSKNQRLVQMNLIDSTLCCDPFKYVASLLSSLSSQIFIQLPHINVLSKLSLLKEVEAEMAYRLEYYTEVQDLQSLMIALRYNFKLPNLKKFERFTSTLCEIIEDFNLVSFHTMDVQDDESIEFILSNADKAVGFIPFNHYDFRFNS; the protein is encoded by the exons atGGTTTGGTTTGGACAAGTGGTAATTGGTCCTCCGGGGAGTGGGAAGTCAACATATTGTGCTGCAATGAAAAGTAAActtttatctaaaaatcGCAAGTGTATTATAATCAATTTGGACCCTCAAGTTACATTACATGAGTTGCCATACCAGCCTGACATCAATATCACTAACTTAATCGATGCCGAACACGTCTCAAACACTCTCAATCTAGGACCTAACGCAT CGTTGTTGTATTGTATGGAATATTTATTCGAGAACTTGGATTGGCTCTTGGAACAAATTTCACTCCACAAGg actcttatttattatacgATTTACCCGGACAAGTTGAACTCTTCATCCATCACAATGCTCTTAAAGATATTATATCCAAATTACAGTCCAAGAATCAAAGG TTGGTGCAAATGAATTTGATTGATTCGACGTTGTGTTGTGACCCTTTTAAATACGTTGCATCTTTGTTATCTTCGCTGAGTAGTCAAATATTCATACAGCTGCCGCACATTAACGTACTGAGCAAGTTGAGTCTTCTGAAGGAGGTGGAGGCTGAGATGGCATACAGACTGGAGTACTATACTGAGGTTCAGGACCTCCAGTCACTGATGATAGCGCTGAGGTACAACTTCAAACTCCctaatttgaaaaaattcgAACGATTCACATCAACTCTGTGTGAAATAATAGAGGATTTTAACCTCGTGTCCTTCCACACAATGGACGTTCAAGACGATGAATCCATCGAATTTATACTCTCCAACGCAGATAAAGCTGTTGGGTTCATTCCCTTTAATCATTACGATTTTAGATTCAACTCCTAA